The following DNA comes from Rhineura floridana isolate rRhiFlo1 chromosome 18, rRhiFlo1.hap2, whole genome shotgun sequence.
TCAGCTCTGCGTTACAGGACCTTTATCCCAGGCTAACCTCTGCCACCCACCTGCAACTCCAACTCCCAAGCGACAGGTTCAAGTGAATTCCCAGAAAAGTGATTCGAGTGACCCCGATGGCCTCTGATCAAGCATCAACGGAGACCAACACAACATCAAAAATAAAGAGAACAGAATTCGGACACAGGGCAAGATGCTTCTTTGACATCCACAATGGCTGCTTATTCCAGTATTGCCTAAACACGTGTCCACATGGAGCAATGTTTTTAGTGTCGTGGTCTTCTCACCGAAGAACTGTGTggcaggttgttttttttaaaaaatagtaaaaataaaaaattacatCCTTAGGTCTATGGTCAGCCATCTTGTACCCCAGTCTTAGCACCTGGTACCTTTAATTCCATCATGTTGATGTGTTCCGATCTCTGGAGGGTAGAACGTGCCTTCTAAGTAGAATGGGTTCTTTTAAGGCTTTTTGCATTCCCACCGCCCACATCTGGCATAGTGACAGGGAGTGGACTCAAGCCAGGATCTACTGAAGCAAATTAAGAGAGTGAGTGTgcgtatatgtatatatgtatatggaaCCAAGATGATCCTTCTCCAGAGATGCCACAGCCAATTCATCCACACCTCTCTTTTGCTTCTTGCGAGAGCCTGTCCTTCCCAACCCCCCTAGATGGGGGTCATTGATAGAGAAGGTAGCCCTTCAGGGATTCTGGCAGGGGGAGTGCATGGATCTTGTTCAAACGATCCTTGCCCAAAGCAAGGCGCACAGAACGGCGGCAGAGGTCCATCAGAGGCAAGGGTTCAgctgcaggagagaaaaaaaggagagGTAAAATTATACACACACCACACTAACAGCATTATTAACTACAGAAGTAAAAATTGCAGAGATCCAAATGGcaagtcagccatgaagctgtttAGCAGCGTCAGGCAGCTCACCTCAGTCAACCTGCCTGTAAAAAGGGCACAGATGAAACACAACTGACAAAGCTGCCATGGAGGGCAAACTTCTGTTCAGATCACAAATTGCACTTTAGTCATTCTAAATTTGGGTTTTCCTAGTGGTTCGAGTGATAGAAAGCTGTATCCAATGCTGGTCAGAcctgtttttattaattttttttaataatgactaacttagatcaattaatttcaatggatctactttgaaTAGGACTTAGCTGGATATAACCAATAGTGCTCTTTGCCTCTCCTCAGGATTAAGCATTatgaatattcacaaatttaattTATCTACCAAACTGACGTCACGAGCTCCCTTGGTGCAGACAATGAGTTCACTGTTGATCTGCAAATGCACACACAAGCCCTATGTATAATCCGCTCGCTCTTCAGTAAAGTTTGCATCTTAGCATACAGAAAGTTAACTTAATTAAACTGAGgaggtttcatagaatcatagaacagtagagttggaaggggcctacaaggccatcaagtccaaccccctgctcaatgcaggagtccaaatcaaagcattcccgacagatggctgtccagctgcctcttgaacgcctccagtgttggagtgcccactacctctctatgtaattgattccattgtcgtatggctctaacagttaggaagtttttcctgatgtccagtagaaatctggcttcctgcaacttgagcccgttattccgtgtcctgaactctgggacgatcgagaagagatcccggccctcctctgtgtgacaacctttcatgtacttgaacctTTCATGTTTCTTTTGTGCCAGCAGTGCATAGGGGTTAATTCTCTATATATGTCtgcctcctgcccttcctcccaattttTAAAGACCTGCATGCAATCCAAAGCTGAATCCTAGACTTTAAGTTCTGCAAATAGTTTTTACTCAGAACAgaaccactgaaatgaatgaacctaagttggtcatgtctattaacttcaatggttctactctgagcaggactagcctCGGATGCAGTCTGCATAATTTCACATAATTTATTTTGGAGATGCCACCGGGGATCGGACCTGggacttctacatgcaaagcgggTGCTCTATTTCACGCAGCCAAGAGAGGCAGACAGCCTTTTGAGGTTTGTGCAGAGTGCCTCTCCTTTAagccaggcttccccaacctggtggcctttaggtgttttggactacaactcccatcagccccatgctgCACAACTCTACTGGCTGGGTCTGAAGGGACTTGtggttcacaacatctggaggccgccAAGACAACTctggttttaaaataaatgttgattATCATTATGAAATAATTATTTAATACTTTTATAACAACTGGTCCTTTGACCACAACTCAACAGGGTCTGCTTGAGTTTTCCCCAGGATCCCTTGGCCTGCCGCTATTCTGAATGGGAGGGAGCAAAGGAGGACTCCGGGATAGCCTCACACAACTTCGCTGGGTAAGAAGGAGGAAGTGaagagcaactcccccccccccggtgtgacATGCTTCCTGTGCcacagggaagggccgtagctcagtggcagagcatctgccttgcatgcagaaagttcccggttcaatccccggcatcgccagggaaggctgggagaaaaCTTTTGCTGTAACCATAGACAGCTGCTACCAGTCCATGTAGAgaacactgagcaagatggaccaatggtttgacgcGGTACCAGGCAACTTCCTACGAGCACACTTCCATTTCAACATCTAGCGCCTCTGCCAAATCTGCATTTGCAAccggctgcccattagcttcggggccaagttcaaggttctagttttgatgtacaaagccctatacagctcgggaccaggatacctgaaagaccgtcttaccccttatatacccagtcaatcactgtgctctgcaggtgagggcctcctgcagataccatcttatcaggaggtccattcctcacaacataggaagcgcacctctagtgtgatggcacctaccctttggaattccctccctttaaatattaggcaggcaccatgtctgttgtcttttcagcgccttcctctgaagaccttcctctttcaacaagccttttaagtagagaccttatcacagcctgcctctgtgttggaaatgcttttgaagatgtttttaaagctttttgtaaaataatgtttttaatgatgttttgttttaatatatcttgatgtctgtttttatgttgttttatagtGTTCTtagtgtttgtttgccaccctgggcaccttactgggagaaagggcaggttataaatttaataaatagtaatagtaacaacaacaataataatatgcaaGGGCTAGTAAAACCACAGTATATTCCACTAAGTGTTTACAGCTAACAAGGAACACACACACTAAGGGGAAAAGAACATTCAAAGGCAGATGGGCGGAAATGTACCGAAAGCGGCCAAAGCAgatgttttttgggttttttttttataccGAGTCATGCTCAAGAAGCCATGACTCAGCACAAAAACCCCTTGTCATTAAGAGGAATGTACTGTATGGAGATAAGCAAGACAAAGTGTCTGAGccattgtacttttttttttaatgcattcatAGAAATATAGGTGATGGGGTTCCCCAAGGGTATCTCAGTGCAAACACTCCAGCACTGGTGCCTCCTAAGCTCGATTTTAATTCTGATTTTGAACCAGAGGCTTGCTTAACCCCAAGGAATTTTTTTTCTGAAGTGCTGAAGAGAGAAGACAGGGGGATTACCTAtcctcagaagagccctgcttccCTGCATGACTCCTTGTTCCTATGCATGCCTCCCAGATTGGAGGGAGATTGGCACAGGGCAGTGGATCATGCATAGAGGCAACAGGCACCCGCCGCTGAGGACAGAATTTTTTTCTGCATATCTACATTGGAAGTAACACGCTGACTCAGTGACACCTGATGCAGAAAGGCGACAGAATTACCCAGCAGATGCAGATTGATGGGGGGAAATTGGGGACAGTGAATCATACAGAGACACTAACTCCAAACTCCCAAGCAAAAATCCAGAGAGGTTACTTACGGTCAAGCCCATTCAAGTAACGCATCCTAATTTCACAGTGGCCCCACACGGCACTCACAACCGGGTACAGTTTTTTCCCTTTGAGTCCTCGAAAAGCAACCCCCATGTACTGCCCGTCAACAATGAAACTCAAGGTCCCTTCATCCATGTCCAGCACCACCAAAAATGAGTCCGGCACGATGAAAGTCTCATCGGGCTCCAAGAACGCTGGGTAGGTTTTGCTGGGCTGGTTCTTCCCATCGTGGTACAGCCGGTTCCGCCCAAGGTCCCATCCCCAAGACTCATGGTTGTTCCCGACAAGCGTAGTGTAGCCAACCGAGTGCAGGGGGGCATCCGCTGTGGCCACGCCCACCACTGCGTGCGTGCCCCGCTGCCTCATTGCCCAGGTGATCTGCCAGACGTGGAGCCCCCGCGTGTAGCCAACCTTGCCCCTGATTGCATCTGTGCTCTGGGCCACCGGATGCCGGTGAAATATGAGCTTGTCGTCCTCCTTTACGAAGACGTTGAGTGACCGGTCGTTGTTGTTCCATGAGTGCAGCAACTGGACTTCGTAGGGGACGGATGGCATATCCAGAAGCAGGTCCAGACGGGCTGGTTTGCAGTAGTCCAGCCCTTGAAGCTCGTGCTTCAGCGGCCTGTACGCCGGGTCTCTCATATCCACAGTCTTTATGCCACCGGTGACTTTTTGACCCATCCTCACCGTCGTCCGTCACCTATTTATAGACAGCTGGGGCGGGCTCATCAATTGACTTTGCTCCGGATGGCCGCGGTCGTCATTCAAGCTTTTATGGAAGAGAGGCAGAGATGGGGAGGTTGCTACGACACCGTGCCGAGATCCCACTGCTGGTCAGTATTCCCTAAtggacagaaagaaaaacaaagcaaggcGGAGagttaaacattaaaatacatacacagCTTTGTGTTGGGAAGACTGACAGACCAAACTTGCCTTGCAGAATGAgcccaaatattttttttctcatcTGCTCCAATACAACAACAGgggagaaatatatatatagaacAGTCAACAATGCAACCATCCTATCGGAAGGCTTGGTGGGTTCTAAGCTGGCAATttgaatattgttcctcaacacaGAAGGTTTTCGAGGTTCTACGTTCTGAAAAACAAGATGTGGATTGTCTGTCAGCCCTGTTGCATGTTGGGGGGGGAGTAGTATGTTGCCTAGCAACCTTCAGATGGCTTTTTCcaggaacagccttccccaacatggcgcCCTCCAGAGGTAGCTGAGCTTCAATTCCCGTCACAGCTGGACCAATATACCTGCGTGTGTGTACTGAGTTCCTCTGCTGCTCTGATGTATTTCACAAAATGTGAGAAACCACTCTACCACGTTTGTATTCGAAATGGGTTGTATTTAAATACTTTTTACTTCATCATTTGTTTTTATGCTTGTGTAACCTAttgaaaaaattaataaaaacatttttttattatatACATGCATTgtatttctccaaggagctcaaggtggtgtccaTGATTCtacctcctctccattttatcctcccaacaaccttgtgaggtaggttggctGACAGACTGAGCTTTACGGCTGAGTTgggctttgaaccctggtctcccaggtccagggCCTGACACCCTAACCACGACTACGCCACACTGGATCATGTCCTGCATGTGGGGTTCCCAGAGGAATCAGGTTGGCCATTGCGAGGGAACAggagggtggactagatgggcctttggcctgagccagcagggctcaAATTACGTTTTTATGAATAACGGCAAGGGATGTCTGCCCCATTCATGCCCTGCCTGGGAGCTTCCTGAaaccatctgattggccactgtgaggaaacaggaggctggatgagatgtgccattggcctgatccagcatagcTCTTCTTGGGTAACTGGCCATAGATATTTgatagaaaagcaggatatatatatataaaaagaggaACCGAATGGTCCTGCTTAATGTGAGCTTGATGTTTGGAACCTCGGGTGGGAAGCATGCCAGATTTTTGCAGGGTGGGAAGCAGCAAACATTGACCCACCCCCTTTTTGAGCCAGCTTTCCCACCATGACAAAAGTCCCCCACCAAGCTCTAGATGAGATTAAACGATGCACGCACATCCCAGATTTTGCTTGCCTTTTCAGCCCTAACGCTGGCACTTTCTCTTCCCCATTGTGATACTATTGTACACACACCAATAACCTATTCTGTATGATGCCATTCTCTTCATAACCCGACACAGCCATCTTGCAATTTATCTGCACATTCCATTCAGTCATTCCCAGGACATGGTGGGGTGCAAgcgaagtttgtttatttattatttgatttgtatcccacccttccatcaggagcccagagtggcaaacaaaagcactaaaaacactttaaaacatcataaaaacagagtataaaatacattaaaacatctttaaaaaacatttttaaacaagttttcaaaacatctttttttaaaaaaaccctcaaaaacattttttgttacaaaaggtttaaaaacatatttaaaagcaattccacagacacagactgggataaggtctcaacttaaaaggcttgttgaaagaggaaggttttgaatAGGCgccaaaaggtaacagagatggtgcctgcctaatatttaagttcTAGTTCTGCCGTGACAATGAGGGCTAGGAACTTTGAATATGGGGTGGGGATGCATGCAATAGCAAGGGATGGGCCCAAGGGAGAATTAGTTACAACTTAGGCTGTGTGCACAAAGAACCCTCGgaacccctcgcagagctacaggtcccagcacccttaaactaccgttccagaattctttggaggaagtcagatgctttaaatgtacagcgtGTACACAGCCCTAGACTATTCCTGCTTGCATGACCCTGGCACCTTCATCTACATAGCACCAATCATTTCTTAGGGGAAGGGCTGAGGCCgtatagctcaggggcagagcacctgctttgcatgcagaaagtcctaggttcaatccttggcaacatctccaggcagggctgagagtgcccctttcctgaaaccctggagagctgctgcgcgtcagtgtagactgtactgagctagatggacccggagtctgacttggtgtaaggcagcttccaatgctaAGAGGCCTGCTTGACCCCATATCCCTTTACCTTAACCCTTGAGAAAGAGCTTTTAGCTGCTCAGGGGAAAGGAAAATCTACTCCACACGTGGCTCAGAGGCACTCTTGAGTCTTTACACAGGaaatcccttaaaaaaaaaaaaggagttacTGGCAAGTCCTGGGTACTACAgttttacatttatatttcaccttcccTCCAACAAGATCAAGGTGGTAGACAGggcctcattttatcctcaccacaaccctgtgaggtaggcttggcTGAGAGAGGGTAACTGGCCTAatatcacccagcaaacttcatggctgagtggagacttGATATTTACTCTCCTACATCCTACCCTGTACTCTAACTACCATACTTCTTATCAAACTAAGTCCTGACTGAGAAGGTAACACAGATGCACCttatgctagccctactcagagtagacgcaCTGAAGGTAATGACCTTGACTAACTGAGGTCTgataatttcaatgggtcagcTCTGGATAGATTTAGTTGCATACAACCCTACGCCAAGGGGTGAATTCAAACTTTATTCTCCCAGGAAGAAATCCAGCGCCTAACTTAGTTGTTTCCATTTTAAACAACATTCCTAGTTAAGGGATCGTGGGTTTCAAATGGATCAAAATCCATAGACATCCTTTTCTAAAAGCAGACCCATCAAAACACAGCCTCCAACAGAGAACTCAGTTGTATATCATTCTAACAAGCAAGGAGCACTTCATTTTATGCCGGGATATGgcaacctgtgaccttccagccGCCGTTACTCCCAGCTGTCATTATCActaaccactggtcatgctggctggggtcaaGTCCAACATCATCTTGCGGGCCAGAGCTTTTCCCATTGGCACTTTATGATCTTTTTTGCTCAGATTCCAAGATTTAAGCAAGCTCCTTTCTTAAAATGCTgcaattccccaccaccaccaccaccataaaaGTAAATTCATCACCACAACCTGGACAGAAAGTGAAATGGGTGTGGACATTACGAACCTTGATGGACCATCCAGAATGACATTCAAACAACAATCTTTTTTATAGAATCATTTCAGACTAGCAGAAACTCTTGCAGTAATTCATGAGTAGCAATGGTAAAATTAGCAGGAAAACAAACTCATCCGCAGTTCGGTAGTTTCACATTCCACCCGTGCTTGGCGGAAAAGGTTCCAAAGAGTTAGTGGAAATGGGGGGTGAGGgggtggaggaagagagaaaaccAGAGTTAAGATCATCAAAATATACACACGCAGATTTGCTTCTCCAGAAAGATCCACACGAGATCAAGACAGGTCAGAATTCAGCTCCTCCAAGAGAGCTGCGACGCTCTTAGGCAAAGTTGTGCCAGTTCTTCAAAGCATCCAGCAAAACTGCACCAAAATCTAGTAGTCTCTTAGCAGTGTCTCAGGGAGTCATTTTTATTTAAACCGTTGTCATCGGAATAGAACCAGTTCCGCATTCTAGTTTGCTACACAAGCAGTCTCCTGTACTGCAGTGATGCCAGAGCAAggctgttttttgggggtgggggagaagagatggcaaaaaacatttgaaaaattgGAAGGGTGGGAACTAGCTTtctaagaaaaaaatgttttaaacatttcCTGGAATGAGGCAATCTCCGAGAAAGCCTGCCAGGTGCAGTCATAACCGTTACTCATGATCAGGATTGCGTTTGGcacggaaaaaaaaaattgagagagagagagtgagtgaatcAGACTTTGTgttaaacacacagagagagaaatatttattttaaaagcaaccTGTCTTGAAAAAGGTATGGGATGACAGCAACAGACACAGCTTGCAGTGGATTGTTTGATTATTATAcggcaggaagggggggggaacctttttcaggcccAGGGCCGCATTGCTTTCTGGGTAGCCTTCCGGGACAGCAAAggcgggcagggccagaggcaaaagcaggcagagcaccAAGGGGAAGCCAGAGGCATCTTCAGATTTCAGGGATACGTTCTAGCAAGGCAAAACACACTTAAGGAGGGCCcggggaaaggggtgtggcccggggaaaggggtgtggcccggggaaaggggtgtggcccggggaaaggggtgtggcccggggaaaggggtgtggcccggggaaaggggtgtggcccGGGGAAAGCCTCAAGGGCCAGATGGAAAAGTCTGGAGAGCCGCCTTTGGCCTCTGGGCTTCTCAACCCTGTGCTATCTAAACAAATTACTACCTGTTCTGTTTTGCTCCAGTAGAAAGCTGTCAACAGGCTTTTTTATATTGCCATTTATTTCTTGTGCCGCCTTTTGGAAAAAAAGTCccccaagacagctcacaaagaATATGCGCAAATACAAGTAAGAAAGAAAGATGAAGAAAGCAACGCAAACTACAAAAATTTAAGACCGTGCAAacttaacattaaaacaaacacacacccctacaagccaaatacattcatcttcctggcaaagggcagtccccagacaGATGTCAAAAAGCAGGGGTGAGGCAGTCAGGCGGGCGGAAAAAAACAGTCTCGCCCCTGCAGCCATCAAAAGACCACCTCCATCCCTCGCAATCTTTTGTCCTCTCCGGACCTCCAGGACCCAGAAAGCAACATCTGAGAAATGAGATCATGCCAGGACAGGAAGGTGGCCTCAAGCTAATTGGACACCTCCGATGGCTCTCTTGGACAGAGGCGTAACCGCAAAACAGCTGGTCtggcagcagctcagacagagctcTCAAATTAAAGAGGAACACACAAGGCACACCACTGTCAAAAAAGGCCCAGACCTGGGCTCAGCTTGGTGAAACCTAGAAGTcatgcaggcacacacacccTACGGGGGTGCTCTTGTGCCCACAGggggtggcagagcatctgctctgtatGTAGAaggtcaggttcaatccctgggatctccaggtagggctggcactatccgctgcctgaaaccctggacagcccctgccagccagtgtggacaatactgagctagatggagcaatggtctgactcacaaaAAGCAGCTTGTGTTCCGATGCTCAGTCCTATGAGGATAGCGGGTGCCTCTTTTAACAAACGCACATGGCCATaagttcttttttattattttatctgatttattatttgatttatatcccacccttcctcccagcaggagctcagggcggcaactTCTACTTCATGGATCGTTcagtatattatttattaagctcATCAGCTGCATGCTACAGAAAAAGGTCTCCAGGCAGCTTGCaacgtatttaaaaacaaaatgtaaatgtactgccttcaagccgattccggcttatggcgaccctctaataaatagggttttcatgaggctgagaggcagtgactggcccaaggtcacccagtgagcttcatggctatgtggggattcgaaccctggtctcacaggtcatagtccaacaccttaaccactacgccacactggctcttgtatttaaaaacataagcGTAAGTAcaaatacacaattaaaatacatttatacaAACACACATGCAATCCATAAATGCACAAAGCAACCCACTCTGCATAGCAGCAGCAGAATGCTTTGGCAGCAAGtttacctggcgctggaaagatgtcagtgaaggcactAAGTGGACCTCACTGAGGAGAATGATCaacaaatagggagccacaactgaaaaggccccttTCCTTTTGTGAGCCTCCCTCAAAATGCACCTCTTTAGCCTGGCCTTTTGACACCCCGAGACCTATATTTCTAGGACCCACCCTATCCTTGTGACTAATTTGTTTTAGACTATTTTTAAATACTGTAttcttaaattgctgtaaccaGCCTTGGGACTTTACCGGTGGATGAGACAATCAACCCATCAATCATCATAATGTGTTGTAGGTTTTGGAAAGATGTTTGTCtattcactatgcatttggacacctcttaagatattgctgtcaaattttgcatgatggttcccaaGATCAAGGCCAGGTTCCCTGTTTGCATTCAAGATGGCTGACTCACCCTGTCAAAACTGCAGTGATTTTAACTGCCAATTTGGAAACTGCACCGTTTTTTTAGGTCCTTAGcattcctgagcaatgccagaTACAagcactgctgctgctactactatattactactactacaaataacaacaacaacaacaaaacgatCCTGCaaactgaactgtggaacagaTATGTATATACAGGAAACCACATTGACAGAAGAGTCTGCCATACGCCAAGGCAGAATGTCTGTTCATGAGGGGTTAGTGGTGTGTGTCCTGACGGAGCTCCTGGTGTTGCTTGCCAAGATTCCTATACTGTAAAATAAGTTTAATGCCTTCTTTTTTGCTGCTTGCTTTTGCCCCACTTATTATGATTTAGGTCGttcctggagggccaaagccaTCCATGGGTCAACTACTTAATGTCTTGGTTGAGCTACTGGCAAAGCGCTGCCTCACATTTTTCAAAAGCACACGTTCTCAGTCATAAGGACTAGaagcttgtttttgttttaaaaaagaaagcaaaagcagaagagATTCTCGGGAAGCCCAGTTCCACAGCTATTATCATATTCTGTCCTCCTGCCAAACTATGGCAGAAACCCAGCTCTGCTCATAATCctccttgaaagaaagaaagagtacaGAAGTTGGCTCTATTCAACTGACTAGGGAAGCAATTTGGGGTCTGGGATGCCCCCTTTTTAAATCTACACTTTAAGGGCTTGGAAATGCTGCAACGCCCACCTGGCCGCTCACCTCAGGAGAGGGAATTATTTTCCAGCGCTGTTTCAAGCTGGCCAGCCAGAGAACTAGAGTGGGGCCCCATGTATTCTTCAATGCTGTTTCCGGGATCTTTGGAGCACATgcatccaaaagggctctgcttTAAGCAGCCATTGCTCATTCTTGATCACAAGTGTCTGGCAAGAGGAAGCGGAGcagcttaacccccccccccgccgccattCAACCCAGTAACGGAAGCAGCTCTACCAAGTCGGTTTTGGTGGCTGCAATGCTTCCTTTGAAAGCAAAAACAACCCCAAAAAAACCAAACCCTGATCTGTATCTTCAGTGACAGAGAAAGATACACACAGCTGGCCATGCATATCAGCAATTCCCCAAGTGCAACTGAGAAATtcattaaagcttttttttttttttttttaaagcaccatCCAACTGACAAGGCTGCCCATTGCCCTTCTACACGACCACTCTTTCCAGTCTGCTTTCGCTAAGACGATGGCAGTGGCAAATTCTGCCCCCAAAGCCCTTCACTGGATCAGTCGCACTCGATATATAAAATTAACCATTGGGAGATGGCGCCTCTTGCCCCTTAGCACGAGTCGCTGCTCTGAACTTGCATCTTTCTGATCATGGACACAGAGTTTCACTTTTTGTTGCATGGGACACCCACAATTCTGGTCAAAGCCCTCCTCGGACTTTCAAGTATAGTCTACGACAAAGGTGTAGTCGTCTAGGGTCTTAGACCcgctacttttttgggagcagggggaCCAATGTCTTcagcaataaacatgaaaggagagtgtgtagccactgagaagaggcttctaacatgcttccttgtcctttcctgctgattggtgccaatcagtgtgaaaggaggtgcgtcagccattgagaagactcctctcagcagttaacacactcccctttcatgcttattggctcctagggatgtctgttgttaatgccttctcccacaacaaggaACTCATtcccaaccctgcagcaaaataagggggggtatggctgtgactaatatgaagggaccctacacttctgaattagcCACTATCCTACTAATCTGCAACAGCATTATCAACACACACTGCAGACCTTGGGACTGAACCATTGTACTCTTGGGGTTAGGAAACACCCCACAAAAACAAAGGGTGGATCCAAGGTAGATGATCCTTGTTTAGTTTACATTGTTGTAAGCTACCCTGGGAATGTATAGCGAAGTACAGTTGAGAAATCCAACAACAAATCAACTCCACTGTTTGCTCTACTGAGTAGACCCACcagaattaatagacatgactaacttggtcacagccacaccatacattgaaagcactcttCTACCACTTTAAAGTGTCATGGCttgcctcaaagaatcctgggaattgtagcttcttaagagtgctgagagttgttagacctcctactcccctcacagagatataaTTGCCAGcgctccctgggaagaaggactgatagTTaaactgggagttgttaggagatcccgtcacagagctacaactctcagcacccttaacaaactacaattcccaggattctttgggggaagctacaaCTGT
Coding sequences within:
- the SPSB1 gene encoding SPRY domain-containing SOCS box protein 1, whose product is MGQKVTGGIKTVDMRDPAYRPLKHELQGLDYCKPARLDLLLDMPSVPYEVQLLHSWNNNDRSLNVFVKEDDKLIFHRHPVAQSTDAIRGKVGYTRGLHVWQITWAMRQRGTHAVVGVATADAPLHSVGYTTLVGNNHESWGWDLGRNRLYHDGKNQPSKTYPAFLEPDETFIVPDSFLVVLDMDEGTLSFIVDGQYMGVAFRGLKGKKLYPVVSAVWGHCEIRMRYLNGLDPEPLPLMDLCRRSVRLALGKDRLNKIHALPLPESLKGYLLYQ